Part of the Cognatishimia sp. WU-CL00825 genome, GCTTTATAGATCAAAAGGCCGGGCAGACCTGCAATCAGGAACCAAAACGCCGGGGCGATGACGCCGTCTGAAAGATTTTCGGCGGCGCTTTCGATGGCGGAACGGCTGATCCCGCCCGCATCAAGCTGTTGGGTGTCGCGGCTGACGATTTTGGCCACTGCGGCGCGCCCGTCCCCAAGCGAAAGCCGCAGGGCGTCGCCAACATCTTGCACATGTTGCACAAGCGCGCGCTGGGCCAGAAGAATGGCGGTGACCAAAAGCGTCGGAAGCCAACCAAACAGGCCGATGAATTTGCCGATAAGCCAAGCGGCAAGCACCAGCCCCACAACCAAAACTGCGCCTTTGAGGCGCTGAGACGGTGCCGCGTTGAGCCGGTTTTCGGCCCAGGTGATGGCTTTGCCGATCACCACAGCCGGGTGCGGCATGCGATCCCACAACCACTTTGGTTCCCCAAGGGCGGCGTCTAAAATCAGGGCAAGGCCCAAGATCAATGCAGTGCTCATATCATTATCCGTTCAGGGCTTTGGTCAGGTGATCCCAACGATCATGGGCCGGGAGGCCGAGACGCAGATAGGTGTCTGAATAGGGGAAGATCCGGCTCCAGACATGGTGTTTTGCCAGACGGGCCTGCCAAGTCTGTGCGTTGTCGACCTGATAAAGCCGAAAGAGGTCGCACCCCCCGGCCACTTTGGCCCCCTGTTGGGTCATCAACGCATCAAGATGTTGGCTGTCTTGGGCCAGCCGGGCGCGGGTTTTCGCGGCCCAGTCGTGATCCCCAAGTGCCGCGGTGGCTGTGCGCAGGGCGGGGCCAGACACCGCCCAAGGGCCGATGCTGTCTTGCAGTTTGGCCAGCAGTTCTGGGTTGCCGATGACAAAGCCTAGCCGCAGCCCCGCAAGGCCCCAGAATTTGCCGAAACTTTTCAGGATCAGGCAGTTTGGTTGCGCGGTTTGGGCGATCATCGAGGCCTCGGGTGCAATGTCACAAAAGCTTTCGTCCACGACGTTGAATGTGGTTGCAAGATCAGAGGTCGACCAGAACTGCCCCGTGGGATTGTTGGGATGCACCAGCACGCGCAGATCGGCGTTGGTCTGGCGTTCTGCCCAGCCATGCGCGTGATAGGCAGCGGCGTGTTCGTTGTAGGTGGGCTTTGGAATGTCGACGTGATGGCCTGGCAAGATATTGGGCAGACGGGCGATCAAGCTTGAGGCCCCGGGGGCTGCCAGGATGGCGGCAGATGCGGGCACGTTCCAAAACGATCGTGCTGCGGCCGTCAGGTCCGCTTGCGCCTGACTGTCAGGCAAAGCGCCCCAATCGTTGGCGGTGAACTCTGGCAGCGGATAGGGCTGTGGATTGATCCCTGTCGAGAGA contains:
- the cbiB gene encoding adenosylcobinamide-phosphate synthase CbiB — its product is MSTALILGLALILDAALGEPKWLWDRMPHPAVVIGKAITWAENRLNAAPSQRLKGAVLVVGLVLAAWLIGKFIGLFGWLPTLLVTAILLAQRALVQHVQDVGDALRLSLGDGRAAVAKIVSRDTQQLDAGGISRSAIESAAENLSDGVIAPAFWFLIAGLPGLLIYKAINTADSMIGYRTERYKDFGWAAAKLDDVLNWLPARITAALIAITHNGLSAWSDIREDAGFHKSPNAGWPEAAMARALNVALAGPRAYDGEMRDFPYVHDFGQIDIGPNAIDRACTALWRVWGLSLALVFALALI
- the cobD gene encoding threonine-phosphate decarboxylase CobD translates to MSNARDHGGGLDAAILTYGGSRETWLDLSTGINPQPYPLPEFTANDWGALPDSQAQADLTAAARSFWNVPASAAILAAPGASSLIARLPNILPGHHVDIPKPTYNEHAAAYHAHGWAERQTNADLRVLVHPNNPTGQFWSTSDLATTFNVVDESFCDIAPEASMIAQTAQPNCLILKSFGKFWGLAGLRLGFVIGNPELLAKLQDSIGPWAVSGPALRTATAALGDHDWAAKTRARLAQDSQHLDALMTQQGAKVAGGCDLFRLYQVDNAQTWQARLAKHHVWSRIFPYSDTYLRLGLPAHDRWDHLTKALNG